Proteins from one Comamonas flocculans genomic window:
- a CDS encoding FmdB family zinc ribbon protein: MPIYSYRCSHCGHARDVLQKMSDAPLTHCPACGQQTYAKQLTAAGFQLKGTGWYATDFSGRKSSAPAESTGGQESASAAASPAPEATKTEAPSAAPASAASTSEA, from the coding sequence ATGCCCATTTATTCCTACCGCTGCAGCCACTGCGGACACGCCCGGGATGTGTTGCAAAAAATGTCGGACGCGCCGCTGACGCATTGCCCCGCCTGCGGGCAGCAGACGTACGCCAAGCAACTGACGGCGGCGGGTTTCCAGCTCAAGGGCACGGGCTGGTATGCCACCGATTTCAGTGGCCGCAAGAGCAGCGCGCCGGCTGAATCCACGGGCGGGCAAGAGAGCGCCTCCGCCGCCGCCAGCCCCGCCCCGGAAGCTACGAAAACCGAAGCACCCAGCGCAGCACCCGCCAGTGCCGCAAGTACTTCAGAGGCCTGA
- a CDS encoding DUF502 domain-containing protein encodes MAALRKWLFSGLLVIVPVIITAWVLTWVVGLLDQTLEILPEAWQPDRLLGFHVPGFGVVLTLLILLVVGALASNFFGRKLVAMGDALVSRIPVVRSIYSSVKQVSETLFSESGNAFRTAVLVQWPRDGVWTVAFITGQPNGEVAGYLRDEFVSIYVPTTPNPTSGYFVLMRKSECIELEMSIDEALKYIVSMGVVAPPDPVLADASRVTE; translated from the coding sequence ATGGCGGCATTGCGCAAATGGCTGTTTTCCGGCCTGCTGGTGATCGTTCCGGTGATCATCACCGCCTGGGTGCTGACCTGGGTGGTGGGGCTGCTGGACCAGACGCTGGAGATCCTGCCCGAGGCCTGGCAGCCGGACCGGCTGCTGGGCTTTCACGTGCCGGGCTTTGGCGTGGTGCTCACGCTGCTCATCCTGCTCGTCGTCGGGGCGCTGGCCAGCAATTTCTTCGGCCGCAAGCTGGTGGCCATGGGCGACGCGCTGGTCAGCCGCATTCCGGTGGTGCGCTCGATCTATTCCAGCGTCAAGCAGGTGTCGGAGACGCTGTTTTCAGAGAGCGGCAACGCCTTTCGCACCGCGGTGCTGGTGCAGTGGCCGCGCGACGGGGTGTGGACGGTGGCCTTCATCACCGGCCAGCCCAACGGCGAAGTGGCCGGCTACCTGCGCGATGAATTCGTCAGCATCTACGTGCCCACCACGCCGAACCCGACCAGCGGCTACTTCGTGCTCATGCGCAAGAGCGAATGCATCGAGCTGGAAATGAGCATCGACGAGGCGCTCAAGTACATTGTCTCGATGGGGGTCGTGGCGCCACCCGACCCGGTGCTGGCCGACGCCAGCCGCGTCACCGAATGA